Part of the Paenibacillus sp. JNUCC32 genome is shown below.
GCGAATACATAGGTGAACGTGACCTGAAAGGACTTGCCGATCTTGTCGTCCTCCAGAAACAACCGCTCATAATTCCCGAGGCCCAGCCATCTTGGCGCTTCCATCAGATTGTAATTGGTGAACGAATAATACAGGGACGACAGGATTGGATATAAGGTAAAGATGAGAAAACCAAGAACGAACGGCGCTGAAAATACGTAACCGGTGATGTGCTCGTTCTCGCGGAGCCTCTTCATAGACTTCAACCCCTACGATTCAGATTTGGTTGCGCCCCGTGCAGGGGTCACTGATGTAAAAAGGCATCTCTTGCACGGGAAAGACGTGCGGGAGATGCCTTGTCTAGCCGTATCCTGGTTATTGCTGAGATCTGGCCAAGATGGCATTCGCTTCCTTGCGGAACTCGGCCGCGGCATCTTCGATCGAGATTTTCTTGAACAGGATGCGTTCGCTGAGATCTCGCAGCAGCTTCTCGATCTCTACCGCACCGATCGGGTTAGGCGGATCGCCTGGCGTGCTGTTGGCCTCAGCCCAAGTGACATAGTCGAATATTTTGGCTTCGTTCTCGGAGAGGAGCGGCTTCAGCGCTTCCTTTACCTTGGCGGATACGGGAACGCCGCGTTCGCCCTTGATCAGCTTGTTGGCCTCGATGTCGTTGATGAAGAAGCTGATGAATTTGGCGGCTTCTTCCTTGTGCTTCGAGGTTTCGGTGACCGAGAAATACATCGAAGGTTTCAGGAAGAGACCGTCCTTCGTTCCGGGACCCGGCATCGGATTCAACTCCAACGAACGGTCGGTTACCAGATTGGCCACGGCAAGGAACTGGTTGGACCAGCCGGTGCCCGAGATGGAATTGCCAAGGACGATTTCATCCTCCTCCGCTACGCCTTTCTTCTGGGCTTCCTTGTCGAGAGACAGGATATATCCGTTGTCGTACCATTTCTGGTAGCGGGTGAAGTAATCGATAAAGGGCTGGTCGTCGCTGTACCCGATCGTTTTGCCGTCAGCGCTGTACATTTTCTGGCCGATGGTTCTTAAATAGTACGGGAAGAAGACGTCATGCCGGTAAGCAAAACCTCCGATTTGCAGGCCTTTTTCTTTGGCTTGGGCCCCCATTTTGTCCATGTCGTCCCAGGTCCATTCCTTGGACGGAATATCGATGCCGTTCTTCTTCATCGTCTCGACGTCAAACGTGGTTTGGAGTGCGTTCACGCCGAGGTTCATGGCAACCAGCTTGCCGTTGACCTCACCGCCGCTCAGCGCATTCTCGCTGACGTCGGCGACATCCAGCTCGCCGCTCTCGGTGAACGGCTTCAAATCCGCCAGCTGATTCCGGCCTGCATATTGATTCAGGTAGGAGATGTCCATTTGGATAATGTCCGGAAGTCCGCCGGCCACCGCTTGGGGAGCAAGCTTCTTCCAATAGTCATCGAATGGGGCATATTCCGGTTCAATGGTGACATGCGGATTCTGGGACTCATACATTTCGATGACCTTCAAGGTATAATCATGCCGGGACTGACCGCCCCACCACGCAATGCGGAGCTTGACCGGTTCCTTGCTATCGCTTGCAGCAGCCGGCGGCGTTTCCGTTCCGGTTCCGCCGTTTGCCGGCGGTTCGGCAGCGCCTCCGCCCGAACAGCCGATCAAGCTTCCGAGCAGGGAAAACATCAGGACCGCGTTTAACACTTTTTTCATTCCATTTCCTCCCCTTTGTTGATGGACCACGAATCATCGTTTCAAATGTTAGTGCTTACATTCCCAATTATCTAGTTTTCGAGGAGAAAGAGTAAGGAAAAAAACCGTGCAGTTTGTTTAAAAAGCAGAGATGTACGTACAAGTTAATCGCTCTTTTTCATATATTCGGAGGGCGTGCAGCCGATCTGTTTCTTGAACACTTGGCTGAAATATTGAGGATTGTCGCCAAAACCGAGCCGCTCCGCCATTTCAAAAATTTTGATATCGGGATCGCTCAGCATCATTTCGGTTGCGCGTTTCATCCGAAGCTTCATCACGTAATTGGAGAACTTCTCGCCGGTCTCCTTTTTGAACAGCTTGCCAAGATAGTCGGCGTTCATATACAGCATGTCGTTTGCGACCAGGTTGAGGGTAAGCTCCGAGTTGCCCAGCTGGTTCTCGATGATCTCCACCACCTTGCGCACGATGGCGTTGTATTGGACCTTGTTCCGTTCAAAGTTTCGCAGCGTGATTTCCCGAACCGTTTCTTCCAGTACGCCTTGAATCGCTTGGAGCGTGCTCATCTCGGCGATTTCCGGGATTCGCGCGTAACGTTCCTGCATCTGGTCCGGATCGGTCAGCCGGATGAGGGATACGTATTGCTGAATGATATAGGATTTGGTCATCTCGATGCTCAGCTGCGCACGCTTCAGTTCCTGAACGAACTCGGTCAGGGCATGCTCCGCTTCGTTTCGATGGCCGGATCGGACGGGCATGCACAGCCGCTCCTCATCAAGGACGAAGCTTCCTTCCATACCGCTGCCGTGCAGCGTATCCTCGGTTGTGATCATTCCGCTTTCGTCCAAGTAGAATCGGTAGTTCAGGCACTGCAGCGTATCCCGGTACAGCCTCCGCGCCTGGGTAACAGGCCCGGGATCGCTGATCGCGATCGTGACGTCCATTTTGTAATACTGCTTAAAAATGCAGCGGATATCCTGGAGCTGCTGATGAAGCAGCTGCTGATCGTTACGGTCCTCGATCAGCACCAGGACCTGCTGCCCGATGGTCGTGCTCAGCAGCGTCGTGTCCAGCAGATCCTCGGCGATGTTCTTCACGGCGAATTGATGCTCGAATTCGACGGAGCCTTCCAGCTGGAACAGCAGAAGACGCACAGGCTGATCGAAATCGTATTCGAACAGGCTCCGGTACTCGTCCAGATCATGGCGCCCATAGGTCTTGTTGGTGACGAACTCCTTGAGCACCTGTTCTTTGACATGGGGCAGCACCTTCCGGAGCCGGTCCTTCATCTCCTGGACAAACGTTTCCTTGTTCCGGTCCTGGATCAGCTCGTCGATGACCTCTTTCAGCGCTCCACCGATCTTGTCCTCGTCGGTCGGCTTCAGCAGGTAATGCTTCACGCCGTATTGCATGGCGCGGTTAGCATACTCGAATTCGCCGAAGCCGGACAGCAGCACGAATTTGATATGAGGATGGGAGGCGTGGGTCTTGGCAACGAGCTCCAGACCGTCGAGTCCGGGCATGCGAATGTCGCACACGACGATATCCGGGCTCTCCCTGACGATTTTTTCATACGCTTGAATTCCGTTCTGGGCGGTACCCGCCAGCTCGGTTCGGTATGCCGACCAGTCCACCATCTGAGATATGCCGTCCAGAATAATCCGTTCATCGTCCACAAGAAGTACTTTGTACATTCGAATCCCTCCGTTATTTGGGTAAAGACAGAATCACGCGGGTTCCAAGACCCGGTCCGCTGTCGATGGATAAACCGTAATGGTCGCCAAAAGCCAGCTTGATCCGTTCTTCGATGTTTAACAGTCCGATTCCGTTGCCGCCGGTGGCCAAATCGCCGTTTCGCAGCCGCGTCAGGGTATCCGGCGCCATGCCGGGACCGTCATCCTCGACGATGACGCAGAATGCGGAAGGCGTCTCCTTGCAGGACAACGTAATTCGACAAGGGTCAACGGATGGCTCCAGTGCGTAATGAATTGCATTTTCGAGCAGGGGCTGAAGGGACAGCTTGGGTATTTTGCGGTGCAGATCCTGCTCTTGTACATCCAGCGTAAATTGTAAGCGGTCTTCGAACCGGAATTTTTGTATGATGACGTAGTTTCGGACGATCTCCAATTCTTCCCCCAATGTCAGAATGGGCTCTTTCAAACTGACGGAGTTTCGGAGAAGGAAGGCTAATGCCTGCACCATGTCGGAGATTTGGGACTGCTTGTTCATCTTCGCCAGCCAGTTCACGGATTCCAGCGTGTTATACAGAAAGTGAGGATTGATTTGCGCTTGCAGCGCTTTAAACTCGGTCTCTTTGATCAACAGCCGGTTTGAATAGTTCTCGGTAATGAGGGCGTTGATTCGCTCGATCATGAGACGGAATGTGCGATGCAGCAGTCCCAGCTCGTTCATGGCGACGGGGGCTGCGTCCTGAGGCAGCACGTTGGCTTCCGCGAAGTTTCCTTTTTCCGCGAGTTTCATCCGGGCAATGAGACTTTCGATAGGACGTGTCAGTCCCCGGCTGAACCTGATGCCGAGCAGAATCGCAACCGCGAAAATAACGGTAAATACGATGATGACAAGCTCTTTAATGAATATGATTTGCTTGAAGGTTTGGTTAAAGGGCGTGACATTCATATATGTCCAGCCCGTGTTGCCCGATCGGTTATGCGCAATGAAGTAGGTGTGGCCATCGATTTCCCGGGTAAGGTACCCGTTTCCGGTTGACAGGGAGGA
Proteins encoded:
- a CDS encoding ABC transporter substrate-binding protein, which encodes MKKVLNAVLMFSLLGSLIGCSGGGAAEPPANGGTGTETPPAAASDSKEPVKLRIAWWGGQSRHDYTLKVIEMYESQNPHVTIEPEYAPFDDYWKKLAPQAVAGGLPDIIQMDISYLNQYAGRNQLADLKPFTESGELDVADVSENALSGGEVNGKLVAMNLGVNALQTTFDVETMKKNGIDIPSKEWTWDDMDKMGAQAKEKGLQIGGFAYRHDVFFPYYLRTIGQKMYSADGKTIGYSDDQPFIDYFTRYQKWYDNGYILSLDKEAQKKGVAEEDEIVLGNSISGTGWSNQFLAVANLVTDRSLELNPMPGPGTKDGLFLKPSMYFSVTETSKHKEEAAKFISFFINDIEANKLIKGERGVPVSAKVKEALKPLLSENEAKIFDYVTWAEANSTPGDPPNPIGAVEIEKLLRDLSERILFKKISIEDAAAEFRKEANAILARSQQ
- a CDS encoding response regulator — encoded protein: MYKVLLVDDERIILDGISQMVDWSAYRTELAGTAQNGIQAYEKIVRESPDIVVCDIRMPGLDGLELVAKTHASHPHIKFVLLSGFGEFEYANRAMQYGVKHYLLKPTDEDKIGGALKEVIDELIQDRNKETFVQEMKDRLRKVLPHVKEQVLKEFVTNKTYGRHDLDEYRSLFEYDFDQPVRLLLFQLEGSVEFEHQFAVKNIAEDLLDTTLLSTTIGQQVLVLIEDRNDQQLLHQQLQDIRCIFKQYYKMDVTIAISDPGPVTQARRLYRDTLQCLNYRFYLDESGMITTEDTLHGSGMEGSFVLDEERLCMPVRSGHRNEAEHALTEFVQELKRAQLSIEMTKSYIIQQYVSLIRLTDPDQMQERYARIPEIAEMSTLQAIQGVLEETVREITLRNFERNKVQYNAIVRKVVEIIENQLGNSELTLNLVANDMLYMNADYLGKLFKKETGEKFSNYVMKLRMKRATEMMLSDPDIKIFEMAERLGFGDNPQYFSQVFKKQIGCTPSEYMKKSD
- a CDS encoding cache domain-containing sensor histidine kinase — translated: MQKWMTIYKNMKIKNKLSLLISLIVAMAFAFAVIVQQYAFSIYDEQLYLKSSQVLHLSSSAIESELERVEQLSFNIITDTQIQNILRSIAGSESDYDRLILRQHLVDRLLNYVGSEPMLYSIHLIDSYDHQQDVGSVVPIDPAKKERILQLAGDADGEERWIYPDESDSALLLSREIRSYSGTLFDLNYLGTIIIRINMDKIVRKSAGGEGDLIVTSGADVIYPATPHFDPAVIQSSLSTGNGYLTREIDGHTYFIAHNRSGNTGWTYMNVTPFNQTFKQIIFIKELVIIVFTVIFAVAILLGIRFSRGLTRPIESLIARMKLAEKGNFAEANVLPQDAAPVAMNELGLLHRTFRLMIERINALITENYSNRLLIKETEFKALQAQINPHFLYNTLESVNWLAKMNKQSQISDMVQALAFLLRNSVSLKEPILTLGEELEIVRNYVIIQKFRFEDRLQFTLDVQEQDLHRKIPKLSLQPLLENAIHYALEPSVDPCRITLSCKETPSAFCVIVEDDGPGMAPDTLTRLRNGDLATGGNGIGLLNIEERIKLAFGDHYGLSIDSGPGLGTRVILSLPK